GACTATCCGCCGTGCACGCCGAAGGGGGACAGCGAAGAGGGGAAGCGGAAGTACATCGCCGCGCGGCAGGACTACGACGAGGGGAACTACGACTCGGCGCTGAAGCGCTTCAAGGACGCGTACGCCATCGACTGCAAGCCGGAGCTCCTGCTCCTCGTGGCGTCGACCTACGAACGCAAAGGCGAGCGGCAGCAGGCGCTCGCCGCGCTCGAGGCCTACGTCCAGCGGGCGCCGAAGGACTCGCCGGAGATGCCGACGACGCAGGCGAAGATCGAGAACCTGAAGAAGCAGATCGCCACCGCGTCGCCGCCTCCGCCGCCGCCGCAACAGCCGCCCCCGCAGCCGCAGGTCGAGCAGCAGGAGCACACGATCTGGCCGTGGCTCGTGGTCGGCGCGGGCGTCCTCGCGGTAGGCATCGGCGTCGCGGTCGTGCTGACGTCGCCGGACCTGCCGGAGGGCTGCAGCGAGGACACGTTGAAGTGCACGCAGCAACCGGGACAGTCGGACGTGGCGTTCCAGAAGGCGCAGGACCAAGCCGGAGCTGCCAAGTGGCAGCCAATGTGGGGCGGCGTCACAATCGGCGGTGGTGCCGTGCTGATCGCCGGCGGTCTCGTCTGGCACTTCCTCGAGCCCACGGGACCGAAGGAGAACGCGCGCCTCACCCCCTCCGTCGGTCCCGGCTTCGCCGGCCTCTCCTACGGTGGCAGTTTCTGAGGTGCCCACCTTCGAGCCCGTCGTCCTCACCGCGCGCCGACAAGCCGGCGCCGGGCTCCATCTCGTCACGCTGACCCCACCCGAAGAGATGGCCGCGAGCTATCGCGCGCCCGGTCAATACGTGCAGGTCCGCACCGACTCGGGCTCCGGCTTCTTCGTCCTCGCCGGCGAGCTCCACGCCCCCTCGTGGGAGCTCCTCGTCCGCAACAACGGCGAAGCCTCCACCGATCTCACCGGCGCGCCGGAGGGCACCGTCGTCAGCGTCGCGGGGCCGCTCGGCAAGGGGTTCCCGCTCGAGCGCGCGCGCGGTCGCGCCCTCGTCGTCGCCGTGGCCGGCAGCGCGCTCGCGGTCGCGCGACCGATCCTCCGCGACCGCCTCGCGCATCGCGAGGCCGCGCTCACGAGCGTGTACATCGGCGTGCGCTCGTCGCGTGAGATCCCGCTCGTGGAAGAGGTCGCCGGCTGGGCTCACGCCGGCGCGCGGCTCGTCCTCTGCCTCTCGCGCGCGAGCGACGACGACGCGAGCGTCCTCCCCGAGGCGCTGCGCGGGGAGGGCTACGTCCAGCGTGTCCTCGCCGACGACCTCGCCGCGCGGCGCTCCGCGGGCGGCGTGGTGTTCGCGGCCGGACCGGGCGGGATGCTCACGGATTTGCGCGCCCTCGCCGGCGATACGCTCGAGGTCGTCACCAACGTCTAATTCCGATAGCCTGGTCGGCGGATGAGCAACGTGTCCGAGCTGCCCAAGGGCGCCGTGCGCCAGGGCGGGAAAGAGGAGCTCCGCGCCTCGATCCTCAAGACCTACCTCCTTCGGATCCGCTCGGAGAAGGGAGAGCGGACCGTCCGGTCGATCCTCGAGAGCGCCGGCATCGATCCCTCGATGGTCGACAACGAGACGGGCTGGGTCAGCACCCAGGCCGCGCGCCGCGCGCTCCGCGGGATCTGCGAGCAGCTCGGCTCGGTCGACGCGCTCCGCAGCCGCGGCGACTGGGTCACGAACGCCGAGGCGCTCGGCTCGATGGTCCGCATGCTCCGCACCGCCGAGCAGCCGGTCGACGCCTACGTGTACCTCGCCGAGAACGCGCGCGAGGTCACGCGCGTCGGTCAGTGGGACTTCGAGCTCCCGGGCGACGAACCGCCCAAACCGGTAGAAACGACCAAATCGCCAGAAGACGAGAACGGCCCGGAGACGCAGGCCGAGAAGGACGACGCGAAGAAGCGCCTCCCGAAGGACAAGGCGAGCGTGAGCGCGGTGCGGCTCATCTATCGCCACCGCTCCGACGGCTACGACGACGCCGACAAGCCGGATCCGCAGACGGAGGCCCTCTTCTGCGCCGCGCGCGAGGGCGAGCTCGCGTCGGTCACGCGCATCTGGGGGAAGGGCGACGCGAAGGTCACGCACGAGAAGTGCATCGCCAAGGGCGACGACTGCTGCTCGTACCTCGTCGAGTGGAGCGCGTCCGCGACGAAGAACACCGCCGTCATCGCCGCGGCCGGCGCCGCGGTCGTGAGCGGCGGCGCCATCTTCGCGGCGGGCGGACCGGTCGCCGGCGCCATCGGCGCGATCATCGCGGGCGCGCTCGGCTTCGGCGCCGGCAAGATCTGGGACAAGTCGAAGGTCGAGGCGTCGGGCCGGTCCTTCGAGAAGAACCGCATCGCCGCGCTCGAGCGCGGCCTCGATCTCCGCGGCGAGGCCACGCAGGCGGCCGTCCCCGGCGAGCTGACCGGCACCGTCCTCGGCGGCAAGTACCGCATCGGGAAGAAGATCGGCTCGGGCGGCATCGGCGTCGTGTACGCGGCGGAGCACAACACGCTCGGCCACGAGGTCGCGGTGAAGGTCCTCCGCGGCGCGGCCGCGCGCGACGGCGGCGAGATCGCGCGCCTCCGGCGGGAGGCGTACATCCAGGTCAACATCGACAACGTGAACGTGTGCAGAGTGCACGATCTCGATCAGATGCCCGACGGGTCGATGTACGTCGTCATGGAGCGCCTCCACGGCCGCTCCCTCGCCGACAAGCTCTCGCGCGAGCACGTCATCGCGCCGGGCTTCGCGCTCCCCGTCTTCATCGGCGTGTGCCGCGCGCTCGCGGGCGCGCACAAGAAGGGCGTCGTCCATCGCGACCTGAAGCCGGGCAACATCTTCCTCTGCGACGACGGCACGCCGAAGGTCCTCGACTTCGGCATGAGCAAGCTCACGACCGCGGAGTCGCTCACCCAGGCCGGCTACACGCTCGGCACGCCCGAGTACATGGCGCCCGAGCAGTGCATCGGCGCGAACGTCGTCGCGCAGACGGACCTCTATGCCTTCGGCGTGCTCATGTACGAGGCGCTCACCGGCGAGCTCCCGATCGTGGCGCAGAGCCGGCGCGAGCTCCTCGATCTGCACCAGCGGCAGATCCCGGTCCCGATGCGCCAGCGCCGCCCCGACCTCGACATCCCCGAGGCGCTCGATCAGGTCGTGATGAAGTGCCTGAAGAAGCGGATCAACGATCGCCCGAAGAGCGCGGAGGAGCTCGAGGCGATGCTCTCCGCGATCCCCACCGCCGGCCTACCGACGAGCTACGACCGCCGCCCTCGCCGCCCCCCTCCGATCGAAGAGACGAACCAGACGCTCCCACAAATGAGCAGCGAACCCCCCCCACCGCTCAACAAGTAAGCGGAGCCTCTCGCGGGCGGGAGAGCTCGAGAGGGCAGCGCCCTCTCGAACGAGACAGACTACTTAAGGACCCAGACGAGCCCGGCGAGGCTCGCGCCGATGATCGCCACCGCGACGCCGACGACGAGGACGTCGACGAGGCCCCAGGTCCGTCGCCGTGGACGGCGCACCGTGACCGCGGCGCGGGAGTCGGGGCCCTTCGGGAGCTCTGCGATCGCGGCGGCGGGCGCGGCGGACGGGGGCGCGGCGACGGCGGGCGGGCTCGGTGGGCCGGCGAGCGACGAAGGCGGCGGCGGCTCCGCGTCCGGCGGGAGCTTCTCGTCCTCGAGGCTCGCGAGGTCGGCGAGCGCGACGCTCACCGGCTCGTCGAGCGCGAGGACCGACGCGCCGATGCGCAGCATGTTCGGGCCGCGCCACGGCACGTCGCGATCACTCGCGATGCGCTGCTCGCCGAGGTAGACGCCGTTGCTGGAGCGGAGATCGCGGACCCAGACCTGCCCGCCGCGACGCGTGATCGCCGCGTGCTCGCGCGACGCGTCCTCGTCCGCGAGCGGCAGGTCGCAGCGCTCGGCGCGGCCGGCGAGGTAGCTCTTCCCGTCCTCCGCGAGCACGAGCTCCGCCCCGAGATCGGGCCCCTCCGCGACGCGCACCTTCACGCGCGTGTCTTCGCCGTGGGCCTCCATCGCCTGCCGCACGAGCGCGAGCGCGAGGTCGCGGGTGGCGGCGCCGAGGTCGGGCGTCGCCGCGCGCTGCCCGATCGCGAGCTCGAGCCACACGCGACCCACCCGCACGAGATCGCCTGTCTTCACGAGGCGCGGCGTGTGCGGCGGCAAGCGGACGCCGCCGACCCAGGTGCCGTTCGTGCTGCCCTCGTCGACGACGGCGAAGCCCGTCCCCTCCGCGCGGACGCTCGCGTGGCGGAGGCTCACGCTCGGATCGGGGAGGCGGACGTCGGCGCCGTCGCTCCGGCCGATGACGACGCGTGGACCGTCGAACGTGAGCGACGGAGACTCGCCGCTGCTCTCTTCGCGCCGGACGGTGACGGTGACGGGCATCGGTGCCGGCTAGGCCGACGACGTCGGCGCGGGGATGCTGCGGAGCGCAGGCCGGAACTGCTCCGCCGCGCGCTCGGCCCAGGCGATCACGTCGTCGGAGACCTCGCGGCCCTGATGCTGGCTCAGCTGCTGGATGCCGGTCGGCGACGTGACGTTCACCTCGGTGAGGCGCCCGTCGATCACGTCGAGGCCGACGAAGACGAGGCCGTCCTGCGCGAGGCGCGGCGCGATGTCTTCGATGATCGCGTGCTCGGTCGCGGTGATCTCGCACGGCTCGACGCTGCCGCCGACGTGGATGTTGGAGCGGAGATCGTCCGCGCGCGGCACGCGGTTGATCGCGCCGAGCGGCTTCCCGTCGAGGAGGAGGATGCGCTTGTCGCCCTCCGTCACCTTCGGGATGAACTCCTGGACCATGACGAGCCGCCGCCCCTCGTCGGAGAGGAGCTGGATGATGGCGCGCGCGTTCTTGTCGCCCTCGCGCACCATCATGACGCCGGTGCCGCCCATGAGGTCGAGCGGTTTGATGACGCCGATGCCGCCGACCTCCTTCACGAAGGCCATCACGTCCTCTTCCGACGAGGTCACGACCGTCTTCGGCATCCAGCGCGCGAAGTTCAACGCGTAGAGCTTCTCGTTCGCCTCGCGGAGGCCGCGCGGATCGTTGATGAGCACGGTCCGGCCCCGCAGCCGCTCGAGGAGGAGCGACGTCAGGTGGTACATCGTGTCGAACGGCGGATCCTTTCGGATGAACACCGCGTGCGCGTCGGCGAGGCGATACTCGAAGCCCGCGCCGAAGACGGTGTGCGGCGCCACGTTGCTCACCTTGATCGGCTGCACGCGCGCGTACACGTCGCCGCCGCGGACGACGAGGTCGCGCGGCTCGCAGTGGAGCGACTCGTGGCCCTTGGCCTGCGCGGCGCGGAGGAAGGCGAACGTCGTGTCCTTGTCGGGCAGGACCCGATCCATCGGGTCCATCACGAAGACGAAGCGCATCGGCCGAACCTTAGCCCAGCCTTGCCCGAACGCTCAACGCTCGTCGCCCAAGACGGAGCTACTCGCGCTCGACCGCGGCGACGTACTGCGCGCTCGTCGAGTCGTCGAGGTCGCTCGCGACCGCGTAGCCGACGTCGCCGTGCTGCGCGACCGCGACCGAGTAGCCACGCGCCTGGCCGACGCGGACCTCCGCCGTGCCGACCGCGCGCGGCGGGAGCTGCTCGGCGCTGCGGATCTGGACGCGGCGCGGGTCGTAGATGAAGACGCTGACGCGCTGCACGTCGCCGGTGGGCCGGACGACCTCGTACTGCAGCATCGCCGCGCGCTCTCCGCCCTGGACCGGGAGGAGGCGGCCGCCGACGAAGCGCGCGTTCTTCTCGAGCTGCGGGACGTGCACCGGCACGCCGACCTCGCGCTCGAAGTTGCGGACCTCGCGCGAGTCCGCCGTCTCGGGGCGGATGGGGCGCGAGTGAACGTCGACGAACTGCTTCACGAGCTCGTCGTTGCCGAAGCCGGCGCGCGCGGAGGAATGCGCGTCGCCCGCCGCCATCGGCTGCCGCGCCGCGAAGCCCCACGCGAGCGCGATCGCCGCCGCGCTCGCGACGGGGATCGCCGTGCGCCAGTGACGAAGCATGGCGGGCCTGGGCTTGGGCTTGGGGGTCTTGTCAACGTCAGGGGCTTCGCCCCCGACACCCCCACCCCGGGACACGGCCCTCGCGCTGGCGCGCTCGGGGCGCTGCGCGCCCGCTTGCGCGGCCGCTTCCCGGGGGCCCGGTTCGGCTTCGGCGTCCGGCTGTGCGACTTCGGCCGTCATGGCGGCGAGGAGGCGGGTGCGGAGGTCGGTTGGGGCGGTGGTCTTGACGGACTTCTTGAGTGAACCGCGGATGGCTCGGTCGAGCGCGGTGCGCTCGCG
This genomic stretch from Labilithrix sp. harbors:
- a CDS encoding tetratricopeptide repeat protein; protein product: MSRRTQIFGAGVLLAAALSRPGIAAAQPASSSPPAPAASDYPPCTPKGDSEEGKRKYIAARQDYDEGNYDSALKRFKDAYAIDCKPELLLLVASTYERKGERQQALAALEAYVQRAPKDSPEMPTTQAKIENLKKQIATASPPPPPPQQPPPQPQVEQQEHTIWPWLVVGAGVLAVGIGVAVVLTSPDLPEGCSEDTLKCTQQPGQSDVAFQKAQDQAGAAKWQPMWGGVTIGGGAVLIAGGLVWHFLEPTGPKENARLTPSVGPGFAGLSYGGSF
- the gshB gene encoding glutathione synthase; this encodes MRFVFVMDPMDRVLPDKDTTFAFLRAAQAKGHESLHCEPRDLVVRGGDVYARVQPIKVSNVAPHTVFGAGFEYRLADAHAVFIRKDPPFDTMYHLTSLLLERLRGRTVLINDPRGLREANEKLYALNFARWMPKTVVTSSEEDVMAFVKEVGGIGVIKPLDLMGGTGVMMVREGDKNARAIIQLLSDEGRRLVMVQEFIPKVTEGDKRILLLDGKPLGAINRVPRADDLRSNIHVGGSVEPCEITATEHAIIEDIAPRLAQDGLVFVGLDVIDGRLTEVNVTSPTGIQQLSQHQGREVSDDVIAWAERAAEQFRPALRSIPAPTSSA
- a CDS encoding serine/threonine protein kinase; amino-acid sequence: MSNVSELPKGAVRQGGKEELRASILKTYLLRIRSEKGERTVRSILESAGIDPSMVDNETGWVSTQAARRALRGICEQLGSVDALRSRGDWVTNAEALGSMVRMLRTAEQPVDAYVYLAENAREVTRVGQWDFELPGDEPPKPVETTKSPEDENGPETQAEKDDAKKRLPKDKASVSAVRLIYRHRSDGYDDADKPDPQTEALFCAAREGELASVTRIWGKGDAKVTHEKCIAKGDDCCSYLVEWSASATKNTAVIAAAGAAVVSGGAIFAAGGPVAGAIGAIIAGALGFGAGKIWDKSKVEASGRSFEKNRIAALERGLDLRGEATQAAVPGELTGTVLGGKYRIGKKIGSGGIGVVYAAEHNTLGHEVAVKVLRGAAARDGGEIARLRREAYIQVNIDNVNVCRVHDLDQMPDGSMYVVMERLHGRSLADKLSREHVIAPGFALPVFIGVCRALAGAHKKGVVHRDLKPGNIFLCDDGTPKVLDFGMSKLTTAESLTQAGYTLGTPEYMAPEQCIGANVVAQTDLYAFGVLMYEALTGELPIVAQSRRELLDLHQRQIPVPMRQRRPDLDIPEALDQVVMKCLKKRINDRPKSAEELEAMLSAIPTAGLPTSYDRRPRRPPPIEETNQTLPQMSSEPPPPLNK
- a CDS encoding zf-HC2 domain-containing protein, whose translation is MNPSDSRCSSIARLLGAHADGQLDAAKTVEIDDHLGACETCRERTALDRAIRGSLKKSVKTTAPTDLRTRLLAAMTAEVAQPDAEAEPGPREAAAQAGAQRPERASARAVSRGGGVGGEAPDVDKTPKPKPRPAMLRHWRTAIPVASAAAIALAWGFAARQPMAAGDAHSSARAGFGNDELVKQFVDVHSRPIRPETADSREVRNFEREVGVPVHVPQLEKNARFVGGRLLPVQGGERAAMLQYEVVRPTGDVQRVSVFIYDPRRVQIRSAEQLPPRAVGTAEVRVGQARGYSVAVAQHGDVGYAVASDLDDSTSAQYVAAVERE
- a CDS encoding FHA domain-containing protein — its product is MPVTVTVRREESSGESPSLTFDGPRVVIGRSDGADVRLPDPSVSLRHASVRAEGTGFAVVDEGSTNGTWVGGVRLPPHTPRLVKTGDLVRVGRVWLELAIGQRAATPDLGAATRDLALALVRQAMEAHGEDTRVKVRVAEGPDLGAELVLAEDGKSYLAGRAERCDLPLADEDASREHAAITRRGGQVWVRDLRSSNGVYLGEQRIASDRDVPWRGPNMLRIGASVLALDEPVSVALADLASLEDEKLPPDAEPPPPSSLAGPPSPPAVAAPPSAAPAAAIAELPKGPDSRAAVTVRRPRRRTWGLVDVLVVGVAVAIIGASLAGLVWVLK